One region of Wyeomyia smithii strain HCP4-BCI-WySm-NY-G18 chromosome 3, ASM2978416v1, whole genome shotgun sequence genomic DNA includes:
- the LOC129727398 gene encoding serine protease gd-like, which produces MTLQKEIGNICIITFVCVVILDAIFVQYPVSPCPKIFSYRVDPTTRQIYGHIEIFNLRAEQLVKLNVDLDIGVRPTSNKVGSITLVKSRENTFDDIGRGLPAQYRINFPLQNPLPTVLSISLNDRTICTGHRNYGRNIRALCWKHTWYTQLLSQKINQAGSLPSSSEKFSSMPTRKQYSVVPQVAGKTPALSGGYACGKPSKTIPNRLSINGQLANKGQFPWNVPLFDRMQPRNPKYICGSTIIGRKYLVTAAHCVYDIEDFMLAEQLLAVPGMHNTDNFLEENAEFCDIDAVIPHPEYVYDDDENDADLAVLRLKESLSYTDYIIPICLWRGDNDLQKIVGQEGIVAGWGFTEGGPSSLPTYIRTTIVARQRCNDNWSRMYASAARVFCTDGHGSVPCNGDSGSGLALKRGNQYLLRGIVSRGKVDRVTLKCDATKYAIYTDVAPFRFWLKSVMS; this is translated from the exons ATGACTTTACAAAAGGAAATCGGAAATATATGCATTATAACATTCGTTTGTGTGGTAATCCTAGACGCAATCTTCGTTCAATATCCTGTTTCACCTTGTCCAAAAATATTCAGCTACCGAGTCGATCCAACGACAAGGCAAATATATGGACACATCGAAATATTTAATCTTCGGGCGGAACAGCTTGTGAAATTGAATGTTGATTTGGATATCGGTGTGCGACCGACTTCG AATAAAGTTGGTTCCATCACGCTAGTGAAATCTCGTGAGAATACCTTCGACGATATCGGTCGAGGACTGCCTGCCCAGTATCGGATCAATTTCCCACTGCAGAATCCTTTACCGACCGTGCTGTCAATATCTCTTAATGACCGAACGATTTGCACTGGGCACCGAAACTATGGACGTAACATTAGAGCTTTATGCTGGAAGCATACCTGGTATACTCAACTTTTGTCacagaaaataaaccaagctgGCAGTCTGCCTTCAAGCTCTGAAAAGTTTTCATCAATGCCTACACGAAAACAATACTCAGTAGTACCGCAGGTTGCAGGAAAAACTCCAGCGTTATCAGGAGGCTA CGCATGCGGAAAACCTTCTAAAACCATACCGAACCGATTGTCGATCAACGGTCAGCTGGCAAATAAAGGACAATTTCCTTGGAATGTTCCATTATTCGATCGCATGCAGCCACGAAATCCAAAATACATCTGTGGAAGCACAATCATCGGCAGAAAGTATTTGGTCACCGCTGCGCACTGCGTCTACGACATCGAAGACTTCATGTTGGCAGAACAACTTCTTGCCGTTCCCGGAATGCACAACACGGACAATTTCTTGGAAGAGAATGCCGAATTTTGCGACATCGATGCAGTTATACCGCACCCAGAGTACGTGTATGACGACGATGAGAACGACGCAGATTTAGCCGTTTTGCGCTTGAAAGAATCGCTCTCGTACACTGATTACATTATCCCGATCTGCTTATGGCGTGGGGATAACGATCTGCAGAAGATCGTAGGACAGGAAGGTATTGTCGCAGGCTGGGGCTTCACGGAAGGCGGTCCCTCGTCACTACCAACCTACATTAGGACGACCATCGTGGCGCGACAGCGCTGCAATGACAACTGGTCGCGAATGTACGCCAGCGCGGCCCGTGTATTTTGCACTGACGGTCACGGTTCGGTGCCTTGTAATGGGGACTCCGGGAGTGGTTTGGCGTTGAAGAGAGGAAACCAATACCTTCTGCGGGGCATCGTGTCTCGAGGGAAGGTCGATAGAGTGACATTGAAATGCGATGCGACGAAATATGCTATCTACACGGATGTTGCGCCCTTTCGATTTTGGCTAAAAAGTGTTATGAGCTGA
- the LOC129727395 gene encoding chaoptin-like — MYRIRCQSRLVKPCIPILMLLLLVIDTCVEHVAADVCSSTKSDRHRTIMEKYRSSANWNGVLTEDALNLKENQTEINLSQQGFSEVHWHLSSIVGEGYEVYELDMSYNNLEAINELTFLKFYSLEMLNLSYNRITTIRNLTFGSLIRLMDLDLSFNLIHSIETEAFNRLFGLESLNLRENCLITLNEHQFHFNDHLSSIHLDNNQLLYIPSDLFDALAMVEELFEFDLSYNQLRRMPYIEAKEIGLLKIDNNQIRILSVNRTYNLRALEAHHNQIQDADLFQFSSAQHVDLSHNYLDNIVGLHEMNQLEYLDISSNNISKFDYNLKYSIRNIPTLTTLRLQNCSLTEGNMDGLLNSDSLLNLDLSQNGFVYLNISHLSKLKSLQYVSLNFNFLEELIDYEHMAAHFPYLEMISLSFNRWNCSYFDKLIAYLNQTHIHTTTDPRDCYINGSHVADSAVQESFDPEYTLNHVKRDMNVVKNLGRSMTYFMYALYYNMRGLNNHTQFLLQQSDRKMQGMESELGHLIGMVAFLVGILCTILVLVFVYGLRNLWKKWQLDRSVKVVAYSNKRNNEFSNGVAVNEVIRDNI; from the coding sequence GTGTCAATCTCGACTGGTTAAACCATGCATCCCCATACTGATGCTTCTGCTACTGGTGATAGACACCTGTGTGGAGCATGTGGCGGCTGACGTATGCAGCAGCACGAAAAGTGATCGTCACCGGACGATAATGGAAAAGTACCGTAGTTCCGCCAACTGGAACGGGGTTCTCACGGAGGATGCACTAAATTTGAAGGAGAACCAAACCGAGATCAATCTCTCCCAGCAAGGCTTCAGTGAGGTGCACTGGCACCTAAGCAGTATCGTAGGAGAAGGATACGAGGTATACGAGCTGGACATGTCGTACAACAACCTCGAAGCGATCAATGAACTCACATTTCTTAAATTTTATTCACTGGAAATGCTGAACCTCTCTTACAATCGCATTACAACGATACGTAACTTGACCTTCGGTTCGCTAATTCGTCTAATGGATTTAGATTTGTCCTTCAATTTGATCCATTCAATCGAAACGGAAGCTTTCAACCGTCTATTCGGACTAGAATCGCTAAACTTGCGGGAAAACTGTCTAATCACATTGAATGAACATCAGTTCCACTTCAATGACCATCTGTCATCGATTCATTTGGACAACAATCAGCTACTCTACATTCCGTCCGATCTCTTCGATGCTCTCGCTATGGTGGAAGAACTCTTTGAATTTGACCTATCGTACAATCAACTCCGACGGATGCCTTATATCGAAGCGAAAGAGATAGGACTGCTGAAAATCGATAACAATCAGATTAGAATTCTCTCCGTGAACCGTACCTATAACCTACGGGCACTAGAGGCACATCACAACCAAATCCAGGATGCAGACCTCTTTCAATTCAGCTCCGCTCAACATGTCGATCTGTCGCACAATTACTTGGACAACATCGTCGGTCTGCATGAAATGAATCAACTGGAATACCTGGACATATCGTCCAACAACATTTCCAAATTCGACTACAATCTAAAATATTCCATTCGGAATATTCCAACGTTGACAACGCTGCGTCTGCAGAACTGTAGCCTCACCGAAGGCAACATGGACGGTCTACTTAATTCGGATAGTCTTTTGAATCTCGATCTGTCACAGAACGGATTCGTATATCTAAACATAAGCCACCTGTCCAAGCTGAAATCGCTCCAATATGTGAGCCTGAACTTTAATTTCCTGGAAGAACTGATCGACTATGAACATATGGCGGCACATTTTCCCTATCTGGAAATGATTTCGCTTTCCTTTAACCGCTGGAACTGTTCCTACTTCGATAAGCTCATAGCCTATCTGAACCAAACCCATATCCACACGACAACGGATCCTCGGGATTGCTACATCAACGGTAGTCACGTGGCCGATTCAGCCGTGCAAGAATCGTTCGACCCAGAGTACACACTGAACCATGTCAAGCGAGACATGAATGTGGTTAAGAACCTAGGTCGCAGTATGACCTACTTCATGTACGCTCTGTACTACAACATGCGAGGACTAAACAATCACACCCAATTCCTGCTGCAGCAGAGCGATCGCAAGATGCAAGGAATGGAGTCAGAATTGGGTCATCTGATCGGAATGGTTGCCTTCCTGGTGGGAATTTTGTGCACCATTCTGGTACTCGTATTCGTGTACGGCTTACGCAACCTGTGGAAGAAATGGCAGCTGGACCGATCGGTCAAGGTTGTTGCCTACAGTAACAAACGCAACAACGAGTTCAGTAACGGAGTTGCCGTCAACGAAGTCATCCGTGATAATATCTAG